In Paenibacillus stellifer, the DNA window CTCATACCCAATCGCGAGGTTCAGCGTCGGCACGTTCAGCCCGTTGAATACGTTGGCGTCGCTTCCGCCGCCCGAATGAAAGGTTCTCGGTGTCAGGCCGACCGATGCGATGGCCCGCTCGGCCAGCTGCACGATGGGATCTTCTCCGTTAAAGCTGAACGCCGGGTAAATGATCTCGCTGCGGAACTCGCAGGTCGCTCCATACTCGCGAACCGTCGTCTCCAGCGCTTCGCGCATGGAATCGATCTGTCGCTCCACCTTCTCCTGCACGATGCTTCGCGCTTCCGCATCGAGCTGCACATGGTCGCAGACGATATTCGTCGGACCGCCGCCTGCGAATTTGCCGATGTTGGCAGTCGTCTCATTGTCGATGCGTCCAAGCTTCATCGCCGAAATTGCCTTGCCCGCCACCTGGATGGCGCTGATGCCGTCCTCAGGATTCACGCCGGCATGGGCCGATTTGCCGAAGATCTGCATTGTGATTTTCGCCTGCGTAGGCGCGGCGACCGCAATGGCCCCCAGCTCGCCGTTCGAGTCGAGCGCGAAGCCGAAGTCCGCATCCAGATATTTGGGGTCCAGCGAACGCGAACCGAGCAGTCCGGATTCCTCTCCGGCTGTAATGACGAACTGGATTTGTCCATGCGGAAGGTTCTGTTCCTGGACGACCCGGATGCCTTCGAAGAGAGCGGCCAGTCCAGCCTTGTCATCGGCGCCCAGAATGGTCGTGCCGTCGCTTGTAATCCAGCCGTCCTCGCCGAGCGCCGGCTTGATGCCCAGTCCCGGAACGACGGTATCCATATGGCAGGTGAACAGCAGTTTGGGAGCATTCTCCGTCTTCTCGGCAGCCCACGTGACAATCAGGTTCCCTGCTCCATGTCCCGTTCTCTGCTGCGAATCGTCTTCAACCGCCGTCAGCCCGAGCGCCTTGAACTTGCCGATGAGCACATCGGCGATATTCCGCTCATTCCCTGTCTCGCTGTCCACCTGGACAAGCTCCATAAATTCCGATATCAATCGGTCCCGTTCTACCACCGGACTTCCCTCGCTTTCAAATTTGCGTTACAATTATGATTATTATCAAGGATAATCGCCTGACGGCGTCCTTTAGGCGCCGGACGTTTACCGAGAAATAGAAGACCTGTTATAAGCCAATACTTATAATGTCTTATATTTTACACCAAACCCCAAAGGAGTTACTCATGCAACGTCGAAAATGGTTTCGCATCTTCATCTATCTCATGCTGATCGCTATGATCGCTTCCACGCTGCTTGTGGTTATCGAGCCTTTTCTGGCAGGCTGACCGCATAGCGCGAGGCAAGCTCCCGAATTTGGTTTCGTTAGTAACGGCGGCCCGGAATTTCCGGGCCGCCGTTTGACATGATAATGGCTCTGCATGGGCGGCTCGCAAGGCACAGTTGGCAGCGCCGCCTTCATGCGGATGCCGTTATTTCGCTTCGGCGGGAAACCCTTCCCAGTCGGATACCAGAGTTCCATATGGAAAAGCTCTCAGAAAATGCGGCACCAGTGCCGCCGCAACCTCCTCGATCTCAAAGCGCCGTCCGGTGCATTCCTCCAGCGACGTAACCCCGTACTCCGAAATGCCGCAGGGAATAATGCCCCGGAAGCCTTCCTGGGCAATCCCTTCCCGGATGTTGAAGGCGAAGCCGTGGCTGGTCACGAAGCCTTTGCGCGTCTTGCTCTTGTTGAATTTAACGCCGATGGCGCAGATCTTCACATTGCCTACCCAGACGCCCGTATACTCCGGCTTGCGGCTGCCTTCAATGCCGAACTCCGCCAGATAATCGATGATCACCTGCTCCAGGGAACGCAAATAGCCGTGCAGATCGACTCTTCCCTGCTCGCCGATGGTCAGCAGCGGATAGCCGACCAGTTGGCCGGGCCCGTGATAGGTGATGTCGCCGCCGCGGTCGATTTTGAATACCGCAATACCCTCCGCCTTGAGCTGTTCGGGGCTCATCAGCAGATGCTCCGGATGATTCTGCGATCCGATCGTGTAGGTCGGCGGATGCTGCAGAAAGATCAGCCGCTCCGGACGCTCGCCCGCGTCAATCGCGCGCACCGATTCCTTCTGCATCTCCCAAGCCTGGCCGTATTCGATCAGGGGAATATAAGATATTTCAAGCTTGCGCGCTTCCGTGTTGTTCATGCTCTAGCATCTCCCTTCCCTTGATAGCCGCCGGACCTATTAAAAAAGCAGGCTGCGGCGGCGTCTGGCCCTAACTGGTGTCAACAAGACCCATTCACTGCCACGCTGTTCTTCGCACCGCTTCACCCGTTGGAATTGCCAAAAGGCGGCCAACAGCAACAGCCTTCGTTCGTTTTACTTGCTTAGTAGACGTTCGTATCGAGGCTGTAGCTCTCGATGTTGTCCTTCACCCGCTGCAGGAACCGGCCGCAGATGACGCCATCCAGAATCCGGTGGTCCAGCGACAGGCAAATATTCGCCATGGAGCGTACAGCGATCATATCGTTGATGACGACCGGCTTCTTCACGATCGACTCAAAGGTCAGAATCGCAGCCTGCGGATAGTTGATGATCGGATAAGACAGGATGGAGCCGAACGAGCCTGTGTTGTTGACGGTGAATGTGCCTCCCTGCATATCGTCAAGCCGCAGCTTGCCTTCACGCGTCTTCATCGCCAGCTCGTCGATTTCCCGGGCAAGTCCGGCTATGTTCTTCTGGTCCGCCCGCTTGATAACAGGGGTCATGACCGAATCCTCGGTGCCGACAGCGAGCGAAATATTGATATCCCGTTTGACGATGATTTTGTCGACCGCCCAGACGGAGTTCATGATCGGATAATCCTTGATGGCGCTGACGACAGCTTTCATCAGGAACGCCAGGTAAGTCAGGTTGAAGCCCTCGCGGCGCTTGAATTCGTCCTTCAGCTTGTTGCGCAGCAGCACCAGGTTCGTCACGTCCACTTCGATCATCGTCCAGGCATGCGGAATTTCCGCTACGCTCTGGCGCATCCGGGTGGCGATCGTGTTCCGGATCGGCGTTACGTCGATCAGGTATTCCGAGCGTCCGCTCTCCACCTCGATCTCCGGAATGCGCGGCGTTTCGGACAGATGCAGTCCGGAATGCCGCACCGGCGGCAGCGCCTCCGCCTCCAGAGGCGCTGCCGGGATGGCCGCGGCCTGCGGCTGCGCGGCCGGACGTGCTGCCGGCGCGCCCGCAGGCGCCGGCGACTGAGCCACCGGCGTCTGCGAAGCCGCCGCCGGTCCCTGCGCAAGGTACGCCAAGACGTCCTTGCGCGTCACGCGTCCGCCGAGCCCGGTTCCCGGTACGGCGGTCAGCTCGATGCCGTGCTGCGCCGCAAGGCTCTGCACGGCGGGTGAATAACGCGCCCGCATCGGCGCGTCCGGGTCGAATGCGGCGCGGGTCTGCGCCGCATATCCGCCCGCTGCCTGCGCAGCGGCAGCGGGAGCCGCCGGCCGGCCCGCAGGGGCCGGCGCAGGTTCCGCCGCGCCGGCCTGAGGCGCGGCCTCCGGGGTCGCCCCGGGCGAAGGCACGGCGATGCGGCAGATGATTTCGCCGACAGCGACCGTCTGCCCTTCCTCCGCCAGAATGTCGCCCATTACGCCATCCACCGTGGACGGCAGCTCGGCGTTCACTTTATCGGTAATGACTTCGCACAGCGGCTCGTACTGCTCCACCGGATCTCCCGGCTTCTTCAGCCATTTGCCGATCGTGGCCGATACGAGTGATTCCGCGAGCTGGGGCATTGCCACATCCGTCAACTGCTTGTTGCTTACCATACTTTCACTCCTTAAGAGGCCCCCGCTCTGCTGCGGGGCTTATGTCTTCGCATTCCGTCCTTTAGGGACCGATTGCGCCTGTTATCCTTGTCTTAATACTGCGCCAGACGAAGCATCTCGGCCTTCACTTTTTCCTTGCTCAGCATGAAGAACTTCTCCATCGGCGGACTGATCGGCATGGCCGGAACGTCAGGTCCGCACAGCCGGAAGATCGGAGCGTCCAGGTCGAAGAGACATTCCTCGCCGATAATGGCCGCCACCTCGGCGCCAACGCCGCCCGTCTTGTTGTCCTCATGAACGATCAGCACCTTGCCGGTGCGGCGAACGGCCTCCACGATGGCGTTCTTGTCGAGCGGCTGCAGGGTGCGCAGATCGAGCACATGAGCCGTAATGCCCTGCTCCCGCTCCAGCTCCTCTGCGGCCTGCATGGCAAAATGCAGCGGCAGACTGTAGGCAATTACCGTAATGTCATCGCCTTCGCGCAGCAAATTGGCTTCGCCGATCGGAACGGTATAGTCGCCTTCCGGCACGTCTTCCTTGATCAGCTTGTAGCACTTCTTGTTCTCGAAGAAGAGCACGGGGTCCGGATCGCGCACGGCCGCCTTCAGCAGCCCCTTGGCATCGTAAGCCGAATAAGGAGCGACAATCTTAAGACCCGGAGTGCCGAAGAAAATCGATTCCGGGCACTGCGAATGATACAGCCCGCCGAAGATTCCGCCGCCGATCGGCGCACGGATAACGACCGGACAGCTCCAGTCATTGTTGGACCGGTAGCGGATTTTGGCCGCTTCGCTGATAATCTGGTTCGTTGCCGGAAGCATGAAGTCCGAGTACTGCATCTCCGCGATCGGCTTCATGCCGTACATCGCCGCCCCGATTGCCACGCCGGCAATCGCCGATTCCGCAAGCGGCGTATCCAGAACGCGATCCGCTCCGAACTGCTCCTGAAGTCCCTTGGTCGTGGTGAAGACGCCGCCCTTGACGCCCACATCCTCACCGAGCACGAAGACGTTCTCGTCCCGCTCCATTTCTTCCTTCATCGCCAGCCGGATGGCATCGATATATTCCATCATCGCCATAGCCTATACTCCTCCCTCGGATTCGCTGTACACATGCAGCAGCGTGTCCTCCGGTTTCGGGAACGGCGCATTGTCGGCGTATTCGATCGCATCTTTCAATTCCAGGTTAATCTGGGAGGCGAGGTCGCGCTCCTTATCCTCATCCCACAGTCCGAGTGCGGTCAAGTACTGCCGGAATGTCGCAACACCGTCCTTCTTCCAGTTCTCTTCGACCTCTTCCTTGGTCCGGTAAGCCAGATCATTGTCCGACGTCGAATGGGGAGACAGCCGGTACATCATCGCTTCGATCAGCGTCGGCCCTTCCCCGCGGAGCGCCCGCTCGCGGGCTTCCTTCACGGTCTTGTACACCTCAAGCGGATCGTTGCCGTCCACGCGAATACCCGGGAAGCCGTAGCCGAGAGCCCGGTCGCTGACCTTCCCGCCAAGCTGGCGGTGGGCCGGAATGGATATGGCATACTGGTTGTTCTCGCACATTATAATAACCGGCAGGTTGTTCACGCCGGCGAAGTTGCATGCTTCATGAAAATCGCCCTGATTGCTTGAGCCTTCCCCGAAGGTCACAAAAGAAACCGCAGGCTCTCTGCGCATTTTGGCAGCCAGAGCAAAGCCGGCCGCATGTGGAACCTGTGTCGTTACAGGGCTTGAGCCGGTAACAATCCGCAGCCGCTTGCTGCCGAAATGACCGGGCATCTGACGTCCTCCGCTGTTCGGGTCATCTGCCTTGGCGAAGACCGACAGCATCAGCTCGCGGGTCGTCATGCCGACGGACAGCACGAACGCATAATCGCGGTAATAGGGCAGGAAATAGTCCTTCTCGCGGTCAAGCGCAAACGCGGCTCCAACCTGCGCCGCTTCCTGGCCGATGCCCGACACATGGAAGTTGATCTTCCCCGCCCGCTGAAGCAGCAGACTGCGTTCATCGTACTTGCGCGCAAGCAGCATATACCTGTACATGTCGATGACCTGGCCGTCGGTTAAGCCAAGAGGTTCATGCCGGTTGACGCCTTGAACTGTGTCTTGTATATCCATTGTGGAGGTACCTCCTTCATTCTGGGTCCGGAGCAAGTCCGGACGATGATACTGATCTGATCTTAAAACCAGGTACTAAGACGTATCTCCATCTATTATATAGCGTTTCTCCTTAAAAAGAAAAGGGCCGCTCAAGGCGGCGGCCTCCTTACATTCCAATGGCCCGTCCGTCAACGGCCAGCATTGCTTCTCCGATAATTTCGGACAGCGTTGGATGAGCATGTATCGCTTCTCCAACCTCCCAGGGAGTCGCGTCCAGCAGCTGGGCTAGCGAGGCTTCCCCGATCAGATCGGTGACATGCGGGCCGATCATCTGGACGCCGAGAATATCGCCGGTCGCCTTGTCGGCGACCACTTTGACGAATCCGTCTTTGGAGCCCTGCACGAGCGCCTTGCCGATCGCCGAGAACGGGAATTTGCCGATTGCCGTCTCATGACCCAGTTCCTTCGCCTCCTGCTCCGTGTATCCGACGCTTGCAACTTCGGGCCGGGTGTACACACACCGGGGAACGAGATGGGGATGATACGGATGAAGGCTCTCACCCGCCAGATGATTCACCGCCATGATGCCTTCATGGCTCGCGGCATGCGCCAGCTGAAGCCCGCCGATGCAGTCGCCGATCGCGTAAATATGCGGCTCGCTCGTCTGCATATTGGCGTTCACCTCGATGACGCCCTGGCTGAAGCGGATATCCGTATTTTCAAGGCCGATATTCTGTATGTTCGCCGATCTGCCGACCGAGACCAGAATTTTCGCTGCCCGCAATGTTTGCGCTTGTCCGGCTTTCACGACTTCGACAGTGGCTCCGTCTCCCTCTCTCGAAATGCTACCCGGCGTAACGGATACGCCCGTCAGGCACTGAACTCCCCGTTTCTTGAGCAGACGGAGCAGTTCACGGGCAACTTCCTTGTCTTCTCTCGGCAGCAGCTGATCCGCCGCTTCCACGACCGTAACCTTCACGCCGAAGTCAGCCAGCATCGAAGCCCATTCGACCCCGATGACCCCGCCTCCGATAATCAGCATCGATTCCGGCAGTTCCTCAAGCTGCAGAGCCTCCTCGCTCGTAAGCACGAACTCGCCGTCCGGCTCGAAGCCCGGAATCACCTTGGGACGCGAGCCCGTGGCGATGATCAGGCGGTCCGGCACCACCGTCTCGGCCTCTCCGTCCTCCAGTTCGACCGCAACCGCGCCGCTTCTCGGCGAGAAGATCGAAGGGCCGATGACCCTTCCTTTACCTTTCAGAACCTGGATCTTGTTCTTGCGCATTAAATATTGAACGCCCTGGTGCAGCTGCTCCACGACGGCTTCCTTGCGGCGCTGGACCTTATCGAACGCGAGCCTCACGCCGGAGACTTCAATGCCGTATTGATCGCTCTCGGCAATATCGGCATATACCTCGGCGCTGCGCAGCAGCGATTTACTCGGAATGCAGCCCCGGTGCAGGCAGGTTCCGCCCAGCTTGTCCTGTTCGATGACAACAACGGATTTGCCGAGCTGGGCTGCCCGGACGGCCGCGACGTACCCTCCTGTTCCGCCTCCCAAAATCGCCACATCACATGAAATGGTCATGAATATGTATCCTCCCGTTCCTTTATACGCATAATCACAGAATCCTTTCTATTGTACTCTCTTTTCGGCCCGGAGAGAAGGAACGGCGAAACGGACGGATTCATGGATCTATCCAGATGCAAGCCATTTATCAAAATGTAAGGACAATCATGGTTCGACATTGCCACTGACAGATGATATCACTTTCGGCCCGGCATTAGGCCCTCTGTCCCGCAGGCTGGCAGGCATTCGAGCTGTAACGCTCGCAGTCTGTTCGCCTGACCCGGTGCAAAAGTGCGGGATTTCGCGCTGCCTCTGCTTACCCGCCTATGACTCCGCTCTCATTTTCCGGGAAACTGAATGGCTGCTCAAGCAGGTCCTTCGTCAGGGATTTGTGTTTGGGAAGAATCCTCGAACCGGATTGATTTGCATTTTTCGCGAAAGAAAGCGCATTATAACGAACGAATTTGACTATTTCTTCGTTATTACCCGCTGTTTTGAAGAGATTGAATTCCGGTCTATCCCTCTTCCGTTCGATATTGAAAAGAATCATATTTATGTATAATCTTAGTAATTCAAACATGTGGGGGTGCGGATTAGTGAAGAGGTACCATCAGTTGGATTCCTTAAGAGGGCTCGCGGCCGCTACAGTTCTGATTCACCATTTTTTATTTATTTTTACCGGCTTATGGTGGCTGGAAATGTTGAATTATACGCCCCTGCGCATCTTCAAGGCAGGCCATGAAGCAGTCATTTTCTTCTTTGTGCTCAGCGGTTTCGTGCTCTCTCTCCCTTTTTACGCACAGGGCGCCAAGGTACGGATTTCTCATTTTCTAATCAAGCGGGTGTGCCGGATCTATATTCCCTATATCGCGGCGGTCGCCTGCGCTTTGCTCACCTATCTGGCCTTCTACAGGGAAGGCTCGATGCCAGGCTACAGCAGCTTCTTCACGGATGTATGGAGCTTTCCCCTGACCCCCGGGCTGATCGGAGACCACCTCCTTTTGCTTGGCAGCTTCAAGGACTATGCGCTTGACCCCGTGCTGTGGTCGCTGTGCATCGAGCTTCGGATTTCGCTCATTTTTCCGTTTCTGATGACATTTATTATCCGGTTCGGCTGGAAGACCAGCCTTGCCCTCGGACTGCTGCTCTCCGGGCTGGCGCTCCTGCTTAATCATCTTATTAGACCGGCCAATCCGCTGCCGATATCCTCCAATCTCTATTTCACGCTGCATTACATGGCGTTCTTTATTATTGGGGCATTGCTTGCCAAACACAAGGCAGGACTTATCGCCCGGATCATGCGTTTAAGCGTCTCGATGAAATATGTGCTGCTAGCTACCGGGCTGATGATCTACACGTATGCCGGTATCGCCGACGCTGTCTTGAAGAGACTCTTCAAGGCGGAAGGGATATGGCTGTCTCTGCTCTCCGACTGGGGAATTGCGGCCGGCGTATGTGTTCTGATCTCAACCTCTCTTGCTTCGCCTAAAATCTCCGGGGTTCTCGAAATCCATTCTATCCATTTCCTCGGAAATATTTCGTACAGCCTGTATCTATATCACTGTATTGCACTCTTTGCCTCCGTGTATGCGTTCCATAATGTTTTGCCTCTTTGGGCAACCCTCATTATTGCGCTCGCAGCCTCCATTCTGCTGTCCGTCCTGTCTTATAAGTATGTGGAGAAGCCTGCAATCGCACTTGGAAAAAGATGGACCAGCCGACGTGCCGGCCGACTTACCGAAACGAAAGAAGCCGTGTGACGGTCCCCCGTCCACGGCTTCTTCTCCCGACTGTTGTCACGGGCTAATGTCCCGACTG includes these proteins:
- a CDS encoding M20/M25/M40 family metallo-hydrolase; translated protein: MVERDRLISEFMELVQVDSETGNERNIADVLIGKFKALGLTAVEDDSQQRTGHGAGNLIVTWAAEKTENAPKLLFTCHMDTVVPGLGIKPALGEDGWITSDGTTILGADDKAGLAALFEGIRVVQEQNLPHGQIQFVITAGEESGLLGSRSLDPKYLDADFGFALDSNGELGAIAVAAPTQAKITMQIFGKSAHAGVNPEDGISAIQVAGKAISAMKLGRIDNETTANIGKFAGGGPTNIVCDHVQLDAEARSIVQEKVERQIDSMREALETTVREYGATCEFRSEIIYPAFSFNGEDPIVQLAERAIASVGLTPRTFHSGGGSDANVFNGLNVPTLNLAIGYENIHTTKERVKADDIVRAAELVVAIVRESAKPQ
- the prli42 gene encoding stressosome-associated protein Prli42, which translates into the protein MQRRKWFRIFIYLMLIAMIASTLLVVIEPFLAG
- the lipB gene encoding lipoyl(octanoyl) transferase LipB, whose protein sequence is MNNTEARKLEISYIPLIEYGQAWEMQKESVRAIDAGERPERLIFLQHPPTYTIGSQNHPEHLLMSPEQLKAEGIAVFKIDRGGDITYHGPGQLVGYPLLTIGEQGRVDLHGYLRSLEQVIIDYLAEFGIEGSRKPEYTGVWVGNVKICAIGVKFNKSKTRKGFVTSHGFAFNIREGIAQEGFRGIIPCGISEYGVTSLEECTGRRFEIEEVAAALVPHFLRAFPYGTLVSDWEGFPAEAK
- a CDS encoding dihydrolipoamide acetyltransferase family protein, whose protein sequence is MVSNKQLTDVAMPQLAESLVSATIGKWLKKPGDPVEQYEPLCEVITDKVNAELPSTVDGVMGDILAEEGQTVAVGEIICRIAVPSPGATPEAAPQAGAAEPAPAPAGRPAAPAAAAQAAGGYAAQTRAAFDPDAPMRARYSPAVQSLAAQHGIELTAVPGTGLGGRVTRKDVLAYLAQGPAAASQTPVAQSPAPAGAPAARPAAQPQAAAIPAAPLEAEALPPVRHSGLHLSETPRIPEIEVESGRSEYLIDVTPIRNTIATRMRQSVAEIPHAWTMIEVDVTNLVLLRNKLKDEFKRREGFNLTYLAFLMKAVVSAIKDYPIMNSVWAVDKIIVKRDINISLAVGTEDSVMTPVIKRADQKNIAGLAREIDELAMKTREGKLRLDDMQGGTFTVNNTGSFGSILSYPIINYPQAAILTFESIVKKPVVINDMIAVRSMANICLSLDHRILDGVICGRFLQRVKDNIESYSLDTNVY
- a CDS encoding alpha-ketoacid dehydrogenase subunit beta, encoding MAMMEYIDAIRLAMKEEMERDENVFVLGEDVGVKGGVFTTTKGLQEQFGADRVLDTPLAESAIAGVAIGAAMYGMKPIAEMQYSDFMLPATNQIISEAAKIRYRSNNDWSCPVVIRAPIGGGIFGGLYHSQCPESIFFGTPGLKIVAPYSAYDAKGLLKAAVRDPDPVLFFENKKCYKLIKEDVPEGDYTVPIGEANLLREGDDITVIAYSLPLHFAMQAAEELEREQGITAHVLDLRTLQPLDKNAIVEAVRRTGKVLIVHEDNKTGGVGAEVAAIIGEECLFDLDAPIFRLCGPDVPAMPISPPMEKFFMLSKEKVKAEMLRLAQY
- a CDS encoding thiamine pyrophosphate-dependent dehydrogenase E1 component subunit alpha, which produces MDIQDTVQGVNRHEPLGLTDGQVIDMYRYMLLARKYDERSLLLQRAGKINFHVSGIGQEAAQVGAAFALDREKDYFLPYYRDYAFVLSVGMTTRELMLSVFAKADDPNSGGRQMPGHFGSKRLRIVTGSSPVTTQVPHAAGFALAAKMRREPAVSFVTFGEGSSNQGDFHEACNFAGVNNLPVIIMCENNQYAISIPAHRQLGGKVSDRALGYGFPGIRVDGNDPLEVYKTVKEARERALRGEGPTLIEAMMYRLSPHSTSDNDLAYRTKEEVEENWKKDGVATFRQYLTALGLWDEDKERDLASQINLELKDAIEYADNAPFPKPEDTLLHVYSESEGGV
- the lpdA gene encoding dihydrolipoyl dehydrogenase codes for the protein MTISCDVAILGGGTGGYVAAVRAAQLGKSVVVIEQDKLGGTCLHRGCIPSKSLLRSAEVYADIAESDQYGIEVSGVRLAFDKVQRRKEAVVEQLHQGVQYLMRKNKIQVLKGKGRVIGPSIFSPRSGAVAVELEDGEAETVVPDRLIIATGSRPKVIPGFEPDGEFVLTSEEALQLEELPESMLIIGGGVIGVEWASMLADFGVKVTVVEAADQLLPREDKEVARELLRLLKKRGVQCLTGVSVTPGSISREGDGATVEVVKAGQAQTLRAAKILVSVGRSANIQNIGLENTDIRFSQGVIEVNANMQTSEPHIYAIGDCIGGLQLAHAASHEGIMAVNHLAGESLHPYHPHLVPRCVYTRPEVASVGYTEQEAKELGHETAIGKFPFSAIGKALVQGSKDGFVKVVADKATGDILGVQMIGPHVTDLIGEASLAQLLDATPWEVGEAIHAHPTLSEIIGEAMLAVDGRAIGM
- a CDS encoding acyltransferase family protein; the protein is MKRYHQLDSLRGLAAATVLIHHFLFIFTGLWWLEMLNYTPLRIFKAGHEAVIFFFVLSGFVLSLPFYAQGAKVRISHFLIKRVCRIYIPYIAAVACALLTYLAFYREGSMPGYSSFFTDVWSFPLTPGLIGDHLLLLGSFKDYALDPVLWSLCIELRISLIFPFLMTFIIRFGWKTSLALGLLLSGLALLLNHLIRPANPLPISSNLYFTLHYMAFFIIGALLAKHKAGLIARIMRLSVSMKYVLLATGLMIYTYAGIADAVLKRLFKAEGIWLSLLSDWGIAAGVCVLISTSLASPKISGVLEIHSIHFLGNISYSLYLYHCIALFASVYAFHNVLPLWATLIIALAASILLSVLSYKYVEKPAIALGKRWTSRRAGRLTETKEAV